In one window of Limnohabitans sp. MORI2 DNA:
- a CDS encoding glycosyltransferase family 4 protein, whose amino-acid sequence MTTASHARRILLLEEPSWGGVHTMTRTLANALSAQGWQVTALSWQQTQWPTLVSAAKEHDVIVATHNFGPTYCGAALKAITGKPLVSWVHGPLMEVLHEAGTSAVKKLWLRLLYKQVSQFVCVSRTTQDSLLSFITLGKQQRCTVVPNGIAPMPEGQAIHVHAGHGGGGMPPLLLGYVGRLSAEKRPHLAIDALRYLPDEAQLGIVGDGPVHRKIVHDSMDLLSQGRLHFLGKHPSGASLYKPWQMTLLTSRYEGCPMTALESLACGVPCVSLPIPAMRELYDLDAPYLLARGDAPVSLAEAVMTTLSLPEQQVRDDMARIVARHHIDGFVGNWQEVLRAL is encoded by the coding sequence ATGACCACCGCCTCTCACGCACGTCGCATCCTCTTGCTAGAGGAACCCTCATGGGGCGGCGTGCACACCATGACGCGCACCTTGGCCAATGCGCTCAGTGCACAAGGCTGGCAAGTCACCGCCTTGTCTTGGCAACAAACGCAATGGCCCACATTGGTGAGTGCGGCCAAGGAGCACGATGTCATCGTAGCCACACACAACTTTGGCCCCACGTATTGCGGCGCAGCGCTCAAAGCCATCACGGGCAAGCCACTGGTCAGCTGGGTGCATGGCCCGTTAATGGAGGTGCTACACGAGGCGGGCACCTCGGCGGTGAAGAAACTTTGGCTGCGTTTGCTCTACAAACAAGTCAGCCAGTTTGTGTGCGTGTCACGCACCACGCAAGACTCGCTGCTCAGCTTCATCACGCTGGGCAAGCAACAACGCTGCACCGTCGTGCCCAACGGCATTGCCCCCATGCCCGAAGGCCAAGCCATTCATGTGCATGCAGGTCATGGCGGCGGGGGCATGCCGCCTTTGCTGCTGGGCTATGTGGGCCGCTTGTCTGCTGAAAAACGTCCGCACTTGGCCATCGATGCGTTGCGCTACTTACCCGACGAAGCACAACTGGGCATCGTGGGCGATGGCCCCGTGCACCGCAAAATAGTGCACGACAGCATGGACTTGCTCTCGCAAGGCCGCCTGCACTTTTTAGGCAAACACCCCAGCGGTGCAAGCCTGTACAAGCCATGGCAAATGACGTTGCTCACCTCACGCTACGAGGGTTGCCCCATGACGGCCCTCGAATCCCTCGCTTGCGGTGTGCCGTGCGTGTCGCTGCCCATCCCCGCCATGCGCGAGCTGTACGACCTAGATGCACCCTATCTGCTAGCCCGAGGCGATGCGCCGGTGTCGTTGGCCGAAGCCGTGATGACCACCCTCAGTCTGCCCGAACAGCAAGTACGAGACGACATGGCCCGCATCGTGGCGCGTCATCACATCGATGGGTTTGTGGGGAACTGGCAAGAGGTGCTGCGTGCCCTGTGA
- a CDS encoding sugar transferase — protein sequence MKNQDDGTLSLFDDFPPAPDPATLPPVAPAKKPRAKRKAAEPKVVVTDAHVSEPAQNTTSPVPSETAETEPTEQSVDQGVHVETTLHLAGLVEPQRRRNSPWAGLDLAAIQANAQVPHVMIVITRGEAGGAQSHVRDLCQALQGRVQFTVVIGGPIEASVLGRELTQLGITVCPMPDMVESLNPLKLWPAVKQVTELIHTHQPDLVHGHSAIGGLVARVAAHRAQVPSIYTVHGFGFKPEVPLVRRTAAGLAERMMAGWTSHMICVSKYERDLALNLAIAPERVHVIPNGIARLPKPEQPLNEPPTVVTPRLIMVARTKAPKRHDLLLQALAKVRNTLGHELPVTLAGDGPLTEALRAQAQSLNLKHITWAGDVSNVSELLTQHEVFVLLSDHEGMPITVLEAMRAGLCVLASSLPGIREQINAYQDGILVANTPEAVAEKLLQLVRDPHMRKRLARAAQQKFEDSFVAETMAERVLQVYRQCTQEASDTKAPTHAEASTQHNAGLVSASVRRRDALQRWALWGVWMLLPSLMAAQLLEDAGVMTYQFGETLWWCVLPYAVATHLLMRASNLPVAERSGVLWVSTTAPFLFTPLGFALLQQPYSRAAVVWAYAATTLWLWWGYRRHVKHRALRLVHIDTTVPAQLAACLKPNTLDPQAVQLIAWNPNSDTPLPACDGVVLDRHVRSTDERTRLLGELKMQHLRLYSVEAVAELTSGRKMLPTATDTLWEINNDPSYDRAKRLLDVATVIALSPLWVPLAIGVALAVRFDSKGPALYSQPRVGRDGQVFTLWKFRSMVHGLQAPGVHFAQAEDPRITRVGRVLRRTRLDELPQLFNVLMGHMSLIGPRPEQTAFVRDFAATIPSYPYRHLVRPGLTGWAQVQQGYADSADTTRIKLSYDLYYVAHYSLALDLLIAAKTVKTVCTGFGAR from the coding sequence ATGAAAAACCAAGACGACGGCACACTGTCCCTGTTTGACGACTTTCCGCCAGCCCCTGATCCTGCAACATTGCCGCCCGTTGCGCCTGCGAAAAAGCCACGTGCCAAGCGCAAAGCTGCAGAGCCTAAAGTCGTAGTGACTGACGCCCATGTGAGCGAGCCAGCACAAAACACCACATCGCCGGTCCCCAGCGAAACCGCTGAAACCGAGCCAACGGAACAATCCGTCGACCAAGGCGTTCACGTCGAAACCACGCTTCACCTGGCAGGCCTTGTCGAGCCGCAACGCCGCCGCAACAGCCCATGGGCTGGCCTAGACCTCGCAGCCATACAAGCCAACGCGCAAGTACCGCATGTGATGATCGTCATCACCCGCGGTGAAGCGGGTGGCGCGCAATCGCATGTGCGCGACTTGTGCCAAGCCTTGCAAGGGCGCGTGCAATTCACTGTGGTCATTGGTGGGCCCATCGAAGCGTCTGTGTTGGGCCGTGAACTCACGCAACTCGGCATCACCGTGTGCCCCATGCCTGACATGGTGGAGTCGCTCAACCCGCTCAAGCTGTGGCCAGCAGTTAAGCAGGTGACCGAACTCATCCACACGCACCAGCCTGACCTTGTGCATGGTCACAGCGCCATTGGTGGTTTGGTGGCACGCGTGGCTGCACATCGTGCACAGGTGCCTTCCATCTACACCGTGCATGGCTTTGGCTTCAAACCCGAAGTGCCACTGGTGCGCCGCACCGCTGCAGGCTTGGCCGAACGCATGATGGCGGGTTGGACCTCGCACATGATTTGCGTGTCCAAATACGAACGTGACTTGGCGTTGAACTTGGCCATTGCCCCTGAGCGTGTGCACGTCATTCCCAACGGCATTGCGCGTTTGCCAAAGCCTGAGCAGCCCCTCAATGAGCCCCCCACGGTGGTCACGCCTCGCCTCATCATGGTGGCCCGTACCAAAGCCCCCAAACGCCACGACTTGCTGTTGCAAGCCTTGGCCAAAGTGCGCAACACTTTAGGGCACGAACTGCCCGTCACTTTGGCAGGCGATGGCCCGCTGACCGAAGCGCTTCGCGCACAAGCCCAATCACTCAACCTCAAACACATCACTTGGGCGGGTGACGTGAGCAACGTGAGCGAACTACTCACACAGCATGAGGTGTTTGTGCTGCTGTCTGACCACGAAGGCATGCCCATCACCGTGCTCGAAGCCATGCGTGCTGGCCTGTGTGTGTTGGCCAGCAGCTTGCCCGGCATTCGCGAGCAAATCAACGCTTACCAAGATGGCATCTTGGTGGCCAACACCCCCGAAGCCGTGGCTGAAAAACTGCTGCAACTCGTGCGCGACCCACACATGCGCAAGCGCCTGGCCCGTGCCGCACAGCAAAAATTTGAAGACAGCTTTGTCGCCGAAACCATGGCCGAACGTGTGCTGCAGGTCTACCGCCAATGCACGCAAGAAGCCAGCGACACAAAAGCCCCAACGCATGCAGAGGCCAGCACGCAACACAACGCAGGCCTCGTGTCCGCCTCGGTACGCCGCCGCGACGCCTTGCAACGCTGGGCCCTGTGGGGCGTCTGGATGTTGCTACCTAGCCTCATGGCCGCGCAGCTGTTGGAAGACGCGGGTGTCATGACCTACCAGTTTGGCGAGACGTTGTGGTGGTGCGTGCTGCCCTATGCGGTAGCTACGCACTTGCTCATGCGCGCCTCCAATTTGCCTGTGGCCGAGCGCAGCGGTGTGTTGTGGGTGTCCACCACCGCGCCGTTTTTGTTCACACCGTTAGGCTTTGCGCTGTTGCAGCAACCGTACTCACGCGCCGCCGTGGTGTGGGCCTATGCCGCCACCACGCTGTGGCTGTGGTGGGGGTATCGTCGCCACGTCAAACACCGCGCCTTGCGCTTGGTGCACATCGACACCACCGTACCCGCACAACTCGCAGCCTGCCTCAAGCCCAACACACTTGACCCACAAGCCGTGCAACTCATCGCGTGGAACCCCAACAGCGACACACCGCTGCCCGCCTGCGACGGCGTGGTACTTGACCGACATGTGCGCAGCACCGACGAGCGCACGCGTTTGTTGGGCGAGCTGAAGATGCAGCACCTGCGCCTGTACAGCGTTGAAGCCGTGGCCGAACTCACCAGCGGCCGCAAGATGCTGCCCACCGCCACTGACACACTTTGGGAGATCAACAACGACCCCAGCTACGACCGCGCCAAGCGTTTGCTAGATGTAGCCACCGTCATCGCGCTCTCACCCTTGTGGGTACCTCTGGCCATTGGTGTGGCATTGGCTGTGCGCTTCGACTCCAAAGGCCCCGCGCTGTATTCGCAACCTCGCGTCGGTCGCGATGGACAAGTGTTCACGCTGTGGAAATTCCGCAGCATGGTGCATGGCTTGCAAGCCCCAGGCGTGCACTTTGCACAAGCCGAAGACCCACGCATCACCCGTGTGGGGCGTGTGCTGCGTCGCACGCGTTTAGATGAACTGCCCCAACTCTTCAACGTGCTCATGGGCCACATGAGCCTCATTGGTCCACGCCCCGAGCAAACTGCGTTTGTGCGCGACTTTGCAGCCACCATCCCGAGCTACCCCTACCGTCACTTGGTGCGCCCGGGCCTCACCGGATGGGCCCAAGTGCAGCAAGGCTACGCCGACAGCGCTGACACCACGCGCATCAAACTCAGCTATGACTTGTATTACGTGGCGCATTACTCGCTCGCGCTCGATTTGCTGATTGCTGCCAAAACCGTCAAGACCGTGTGCACTGGTTTTGGCGCACGCTGA
- the galE gene encoding UDP-glucose 4-epimerase GalE, producing MTQPILITGGTGFIGSHTVVTLAEAGQPVVILDNLCNSSPKVLDRLARLNASPIEFVQADIRDSAALDALFARHHFAGVIHFAGLKAVGESVAQPLRYLENNVSGTLNLLQAMDRANVRRIVFSSSATVYGDPVSVPIPETAALTATNPYGRTKLMCEDALRELHAADPRWSIAILRYFNPVGAHESGLLGEAPNGIPNNLMPYITQVALGQRAHLQIFGNDYPTPDGTGVRDYLHVSDLAAGHLAALRALNEPKLLTVNLGTGRGVSVQDMVDTFARVNGVPIPHQVVPRRPGDVAQCLADPRQAKALLNWETQFDLERMCADAWRWQSMNPQGFDTPL from the coding sequence ATGACACAACCCATTTTGATCACTGGTGGCACGGGCTTTATTGGCTCCCACACTGTCGTCACCCTCGCTGAAGCGGGCCAACCTGTGGTCATTTTGGACAATTTGTGCAATTCGAGCCCCAAAGTACTCGACCGATTGGCCCGTTTGAACGCCAGCCCCATCGAGTTTGTGCAGGCCGATATTCGCGATTCAGCGGCGCTTGACGCCCTATTTGCCCGCCACCACTTTGCAGGCGTCATCCACTTTGCAGGCCTCAAGGCCGTGGGCGAATCGGTCGCTCAACCCCTGCGTTACCTTGAGAACAATGTCAGCGGCACCCTCAACCTGCTGCAAGCCATGGACCGCGCCAATGTGCGCCGCATTGTGTTTAGCTCGTCAGCCACCGTGTATGGCGACCCCGTGAGCGTACCCATCCCCGAAACCGCGGCGCTGACTGCCACCAACCCCTATGGCCGCACCAAGCTCATGTGCGAAGACGCGCTGCGCGAGCTGCACGCGGCTGACCCACGTTGGAGTATTGCTATCTTGCGCTACTTCAACCCTGTGGGCGCGCACGAAAGCGGTTTGCTGGGCGAAGCACCCAACGGCATTCCCAACAACCTCATGCCCTACATCACCCAAGTGGCCTTGGGCCAGCGGGCGCACTTGCAAATCTTTGGCAACGACTACCCCACACCCGATGGCACAGGCGTGCGTGACTACCTGCATGTGAGCGACTTAGCCGCTGGCCACTTGGCCGCACTGCGTGCCTTGAACGAGCCCAAACTCCTCACCGTCAACCTCGGCACAGGCCGTGGCGTGAGCGTGCAAGACATGGTTGACACATTTGCACGCGTCAACGGCGTGCCCATCCCTCACCAAGTTGTGCCCCGCCGCCCTGGCGATGTGGCCCAGTGCTTGGCCGATCCACGCCAAGCCAAAGCGTTGCTGAATTGGGAAACCCAGTTTGACCTTGAACGCATGTGCGCCGACGCGTGGCGCTGGCAGTCTATGAACCCACAAGGGTTCGACACCCCGCTATGA
- the argB gene encoding acetylglutamate kinase produces the protein MSDFSPADILAQALPYIRKFHGKTLVIKYGGNAMTDPALQKAFAEDVVLLKLVGMNPVVVHGGGPQIEGLLQRLGKKGEFIEGMRVTDAETMEVVEWVLGGEVQQDIVGLINQAGGKAVGLTGRDGAMIRAKKLTVHDSKDPSKTYDVGQVGDIVSIDPSVVKALQDDAFIPVVSPIGFGEGNESYNINADVVAAKLATVLSAEKLLMLTNIRGVLDKQGELMTELTPRRIDELIADGTISGGMIPKIAGALDAANSGVKAVHIIDGRVPHAMLLEVLTEQAFGTMIRSH, from the coding sequence ATGAGCGATTTTTCTCCCGCCGACATCCTGGCCCAAGCGCTGCCCTACATCCGTAAGTTTCACGGCAAAACCTTGGTCATCAAATACGGCGGCAACGCCATGACTGACCCCGCGTTGCAAAAAGCATTTGCCGAAGACGTGGTGTTGCTCAAGCTCGTGGGCATGAACCCCGTGGTGGTGCACGGCGGCGGCCCGCAAATTGAAGGCTTGCTGCAACGCTTGGGTAAGAAGGGTGAGTTCATCGAAGGCATGCGCGTGACCGACGCCGAAACCATGGAAGTGGTGGAGTGGGTGTTGGGCGGTGAAGTGCAGCAAGACATCGTGGGCCTCATCAACCAAGCGGGCGGCAAAGCTGTTGGCTTGACTGGCCGCGATGGCGCGATGATTCGCGCCAAGAAGCTGACCGTGCACGACAGCAAAGACCCCAGCAAGACCTACGACGTGGGCCAAGTGGGCGACATCGTCAGCATCGACCCCAGCGTGGTCAAAGCCTTGCAAGACGATGCGTTCATTCCTGTGGTGAGCCCGATTGGTTTTGGCGAGGGCAACGAGAGCTACAACATCAACGCCGACGTGGTGGCTGCCAAACTGGCCACCGTGTTGAGCGCCGAAAAACTGTTGATGCTCACCAATATTCGTGGCGTGCTCGACAAGCAAGGCGAGTTGATGACCGAGCTGACACCGCGTCGCATCGATGAGCTGATTGCAGACGGCACCATCAGCGGCGGCATGATTCCTAAAATTGCTGGCGCTTTGGATGCCGCCAACAGTGGTGTGAAAGCGGTGCACATCATCGATGGCCGCGTGCCACACGCCATGCTGCTTGAGGTGTTGACGGAACAAGCCTTTGGCACCATGATTAGGTCGCACTAA
- the slmA gene encoding nucleoid occlusion factor SlmA, with amino-acid sequence MSDNALPDEAAPDREEPKVRHRMKPGQRREQILQTLAGMLEQPGAERITTALLASKLDVSEAALYRHFASKAQMFEGLIDFIEHSVFGLVNQIAEREGDGASKAIRMVTVLLQFGEKNPGMARVMVGDALVFENERLHQRMNQLFERIESALRQVLRAAAEANKSASPTADAQVRAAVLMAFALGQLQRFTRSGFKRSPLDHLEASLALMCR; translated from the coding sequence ATGTCCGACAACGCCTTGCCCGACGAAGCCGCCCCTGACCGTGAAGAACCCAAGGTGCGCCACCGCATGAAACCGGGCCAACGGCGTGAGCAAATTTTGCAAACGTTGGCGGGTATGTTGGAGCAGCCAGGCGCAGAGCGCATCACCACGGCGTTATTGGCTTCTAAGTTGGATGTGAGCGAAGCGGCCCTGTACCGCCACTTCGCCAGCAAGGCGCAAATGTTCGAAGGCTTGATTGACTTCATCGAGCACAGCGTGTTTGGCTTGGTCAATCAAATCGCCGAGCGCGAAGGCGATGGCGCATCAAAGGCCATACGCATGGTGACGGTGCTGTTGCAATTTGGCGAGAAAAACCCAGGCATGGCCCGCGTGATGGTGGGCGATGCCTTGGTGTTTGAAAACGAGCGTTTGCACCAGCGCATGAACCAATTGTTTGAGCGCATCGAATCGGCCCTTCGCCAAGTGCTGCGTGCGGCTGCCGAGGCCAACAAATCAGCCTCACCCACCGCTGACGCCCAAGTGCGTGCGGCGGTGTTGATGGCTTTTGCGCTGGGGCAGTTGCAGCGCTTTACGCGTTCAGGCTTTAAGCGTTCGCCGCTGGACCACTTGGAAGCTTCGCTTGCTTTGATGTGTCGCTGA
- a CDS encoding fumarylacetoacetate hydrolase family protein yields MKLVRYGNPGKEKPGLIDAAGKLRDLSKVIADVTPDQLSDKALAKLAKLNTDKLSLVKGKPRMGCPVANVGKFLAIGLNYADHAEEAGMPIPKEPIVFTKAISCIQGPNDDVMLPKGSVKTDWEVELGIVIGTEARYVSQKAALEHVAGYCLINDVSEREYQLERGGTWDKGKGCDTFGPIGPWLVTRDEIANPQKLNMWLDVNGVRMQTGNTKTMIFGVAKIVSYLSQFMTLKPGDVICTGTPPGVGMGLKKDGKPAPVYLKRGDVMTLGIEGLGEQHQKVVAFKL; encoded by the coding sequence ATGAAACTCGTGCGTTACGGCAACCCCGGCAAAGAAAAACCAGGCCTCATTGATGCCGCAGGCAAGTTGCGTGACTTGAGCAAAGTCATCGCCGATGTGACGCCCGATCAGCTGAGCGACAAAGCTTTGGCGAAGTTGGCCAAGCTCAACACGGACAAGCTGTCTTTGGTCAAGGGCAAGCCTCGCATGGGCTGCCCTGTGGCGAATGTGGGCAAGTTCTTGGCGATTGGCTTGAACTATGCCGACCATGCCGAAGAGGCAGGCATGCCCATTCCCAAAGAGCCGATCGTGTTCACCAAAGCCATCAGCTGCATCCAAGGCCCGAACGACGATGTGATGTTGCCAAAGGGGTCGGTGAAGACAGATTGGGAAGTGGAGCTGGGTATCGTCATTGGCACTGAAGCTCGCTATGTGTCGCAAAAAGCGGCGCTTGAGCATGTGGCAGGTTACTGCCTGATCAACGACGTGAGCGAACGCGAATACCAACTAGAGCGCGGCGGCACTTGGGACAAGGGCAAGGGCTGCGACACCTTTGGCCCCATCGGCCCTTGGTTGGTCACGCGTGACGAAATAGCCAACCCACAAAAACTTAATATGTGGCTCGATGTGAACGGTGTGCGCATGCAAACCGGCAACACCAAGACCATGATTTTTGGCGTGGCCAAAATTGTGAGCTACCTGAGCCAGTTCATGACCTTGAAACCTGGTGATGTGATTTGCACGGGCACACCTCCCGGCGTGGGCATGGGCTTGAAGAAAGACGGCAAGCCAGCGCCTGTGTATTTGAAGCGCGGCGATGTGATGACATTGGGCATTGAAGGTTTGGGTGAGCAGCACCAGAAGGTGGTGGCTTTTAAGCTCTGA
- the ttcA gene encoding tRNA 2-thiocytidine(32) synthetase TtcA yields the protein MTTVEKDLNKDPKQLKIEHENHKLEKRLCRQVGQAIVDYNMIEEGDKIMVCMSGGKDSYAMLDILLMMQQRAPISFELIAVNLDQKQPGFPADVLPKYLAQVGVKFRIETQDTYSIVKEKIAEGKTMCSLCSRLRRGILYRVAGELGCNKIALGHHRDDILQTFFLNMFYGGKLKAMPPKLVSDGGDHMVIRPLAYVAEKDLERWAKVRQFPIIPCTLCGSQDGLQRQVVGDMLREWEKKHPGRIENMFAALQNVVPSHLMDHTKFDFKTLVTTGVASEDGDKAFDHEEFPMATLPGMQVVSL from the coding sequence ATGACGACCGTAGAAAAAGACCTCAACAAAGATCCGAAACAACTCAAGATCGAGCACGAGAACCACAAGCTCGAAAAACGCCTGTGCCGCCAAGTCGGGCAAGCCATCGTCGACTACAACATGATCGAAGAAGGCGACAAGATCATGGTCTGCATGTCAGGCGGCAAAGACAGCTACGCCATGCTCGACATCTTGCTGATGATGCAGCAGCGCGCCCCCATCAGCTTTGAGCTGATTGCGGTCAACCTCGACCAAAAGCAGCCAGGCTTTCCTGCCGATGTGCTGCCCAAGTATTTGGCGCAAGTGGGCGTGAAATTCCGCATCGAAACGCAAGACACGTATTCGATCGTCAAAGAAAAAATTGCCGAAGGCAAAACCATGTGCAGCCTGTGTTCGCGCTTGCGCCGCGGTATCTTGTACCGCGTGGCGGGCGAGTTGGGTTGCAACAAAATCGCGCTCGGCCACCACCGCGATGACATCTTGCAAACCTTCTTCTTGAACATGTTCTACGGCGGCAAGCTCAAAGCGATGCCCCCCAAACTGGTGAGTGACGGCGGCGACCACATGGTCATTCGCCCCCTCGCCTACGTGGCCGAGAAAGACTTAGAACGCTGGGCCAAAGTGCGCCAGTTCCCCATCATCCCGTGCACACTGTGCGGCAGCCAAGACGGCCTGCAACGCCAAGTGGTGGGCGACATGCTGCGCGAGTGGGAAAAGAAACACCCAGGCCGCATTGAAAACATGTTTGCCGCGCTGCAAAACGTCGTGCCTTCGCATTTGATGGATCACACCAAGTTTGATTTCAAAACTTTGGTGACCACAGGCGTGGCGTCAGAGGATGGCGATAAGGCGTTTGACCATGAGGAGTTTCCTATGGCGACGTTGCCCGGGATGCAGGTGGTGTCTCTTTAA
- a CDS encoding dihydroneopterin aldolase gives MASKGTQILNLTGLRFDANLGILEHEKIDPQPIQVDAELNLGTQPLLPHDDDICHVLDYRKVRQIIISECTAEHVNLLETLIGKLAHRLMQLPGVLGVRVKIAKLEIFEDCEVAIRMETGQWN, from the coding sequence ATGGCCAGCAAAGGCACACAAATTTTGAACCTCACCGGCCTGCGCTTTGATGCCAACTTGGGCATCTTGGAGCACGAGAAGATTGACCCGCAACCCATTCAAGTGGACGCCGAGTTGAACCTTGGCACACAGCCCCTGCTGCCGCATGACGATGACATTTGCCATGTGCTCGACTACCGCAAGGTGCGTCAAATCATCATCAGCGAATGCACCGCCGAGCATGTGAACTTGCTCGAAACCCTCATTGGCAAACTCGCCCACCGCCTCATGCAACTGCCGGGTGTGTTGGGCGTGCGCGTGAAGATCGCCAAGCTCGAAATTTTTGAAGACTGCGAAGTCGCCATTCGCATGGAAACTGGACAATGGAATTAA
- a CDS encoding dihydroneopterin aldolase, whose amino-acid sequence MNDHLLRNCRRLFLRGLTVQAHIGIHDFELHAAQRIVIDVDLYVSFAGTSPKDDRIDEVVDYDFVRAVVHARIAQGHINLQETLCDDILTRLLEHTGVMAARVSTRKPDVYPDCEAVGVEVFRAKPGVL is encoded by the coding sequence ATGAATGACCACCTTTTACGCAACTGCCGCCGCCTGTTTTTGCGCGGCCTAACCGTGCAAGCGCACATTGGCATCCACGACTTCGAGTTGCATGCGGCACAACGCATCGTGATCGATGTGGACTTGTATGTCTCATTTGCAGGCACTAGCCCCAAAGACGACCGCATCGACGAAGTGGTGGACTACGACTTTGTGCGCGCCGTGGTGCACGCACGCATCGCGCAAGGCCACATCAACTTACAAGAAACTTTGTGCGACGACATCCTCACACGCCTGCTTGAACACACCGGTGTGATGGCCGCACGCGTGTCTACCCGCAAGCCCGACGTTTACCCCGACTGCGAAGCGGTGGGCGTGGAAGTGTTCCGCGCCAAACCTGGAGTGCTGTGA
- a CDS encoding SDR family oxidoreductase → MRSWALITGGSVRLGREIGLAFARAGWNVACHYNHSEAEANALCAELRAMGVDALAVQGDLEDEASCQSIFDTTVAITGHALQCVVNNASLFVPDEGADFDEAQALAQIKVNLMAPMRFGKWMAALHGTSAQSSDKTTEAGSGTAQAMTSAKPSVIHVLDQKVFNLNPDYFSYTLSKLALERAVSLQAQSLAPTLRVNAVAPGLMYLSGPQTQDNFNRAANANLLRQPINPADVASSVVFLADNASITGTTVRVDNGQHLVPLARDVMFVVEELFKS, encoded by the coding sequence ATGCGCTCTTGGGCACTCATCACTGGCGGCAGCGTTCGCTTAGGTCGCGAAATCGGCCTCGCCTTTGCGCGCGCGGGTTGGAATGTGGCCTGCCACTACAACCATTCAGAGGCCGAGGCCAACGCCTTGTGCGCCGAACTGCGCGCCATGGGCGTCGATGCACTGGCCGTGCAAGGCGACTTGGAAGATGAGGCCAGCTGCCAAAGCATTTTTGACACCACTGTGGCCATCACCGGCCACGCGTTGCAATGTGTGGTGAACAACGCGTCGCTGTTTGTACCTGACGAGGGGGCTGACTTTGACGAAGCGCAGGCTTTGGCGCAAATCAAGGTCAACCTCATGGCGCCGATGCGCTTTGGCAAATGGATGGCGGCCCTCCACGGTACGTCTGCACAGAGCAGTGACAAGACGACTGAGGCAGGTTCTGGGACAGCGCAGGCAATGACCTCCGCCAAGCCCAGCGTCATCCATGTGCTGGACCAAAAGGTGTTCAACCTCAACCCCGATTATTTTTCGTACACGCTCTCCAAACTCGCGCTCGAACGCGCAGTCAGCTTGCAAGCGCAATCGCTCGCGCCCACTTTGCGTGTCAACGCCGTGGCCCCTGGGCTGATGTACCTCAGCGGCCCACAAACCCAAGACAACTTCAACCGAGCCGCAAACGCCAACTTGCTGCGCCAGCCCATCAACCCCGCCGACGTGGCCAGCAGTGTGGTGTTTTTGGCCGACAACGCCAGCATCACCGGCACCACCGTGCGCGTGGACAACGGCCAACATTTGGTACCACTCGCACGCGATGTGATGTTTGTGGTCGAGGAGCTTTTCAAATCATGA